In Papaver somniferum cultivar HN1 chromosome 1, ASM357369v1, whole genome shotgun sequence, a genomic segment contains:
- the LOC113316937 gene encoding protein FAR1-RELATED SEQUENCE 2-like, which produces MECEPERIDEDPEVMESSTSKESVSCQGDVVCEPHLGMEFDSEEAAKVYYDAYATHMGFVMRVDRRSLRDGKTYCRRLVCNKEGFYKGNPSKNENTKPRTLTREGCKAMIMVKEDKSGRWVVSRFVKEHNHPLVISSSPFRRSWLQTQNPDEKDKKIQELATALQREKKRSASYQAQLHMVLKDIDEHAEHLSRKLKDVDSRGKAYTITLQSPAV; this is translated from the exons A TGGAATGTGAACCTGAAAGAATTGATGAGGATCCCGAAGTTATGGAAAGTTCTACTAGTAAGGAATCAGTTAGTTGTCAAGGAGATGTTGTTTGTGAACCACACTTAGGTATGGAATTTGATTCCGAAGAAGCTGCAAAAGTCTATTATGATGCATATGCCACACACATGGGCTTTGTCATGCGTGTTGATCGCAGGTCACTGCGTGATGGAAAGACATATTGCCGTCGACTTGTTTGTAACAAAGAAGGTTTTTACAAAGGTAATCCTAGTAAGAACGAAAATACGAAGCCTAGAACACTTACACGCGAAGGGTGTAAGGCAATGATCATGGTAAAGGAGGATAAATCAGGTAGATGGGTTGTTTCGAGATTTGTTAAAGAGCATAATCATCCCTTGGTCATTTCTTCTTCCCCCTTCCGTCGTAGCTGGCTTCAAACACAAAACCCT GATGAAAAAGATAAGAAGATCCAAGAATTGGCGACTGCTCTACAGCGGGAGAAAAAGCGGTCTGCATCTTATCAAGCACAATTACATATGGTTTTGAAAGATATCGATGAACATGCAGAACACCTATCAAGAAAGTTGAAAGATGTTGATTCTAGAGGAAAAGCTTATACAATCACCTTACAGTCTCCAGCTGTTTAG